From a region of the Rhinatrema bivittatum chromosome 15, aRhiBiv1.1, whole genome shotgun sequence genome:
- the LOC115076486 gene encoding beta-1,3-galactosyltransferase 5-like — translation MPPMDWCKAGIVGIFTVVLLFACLILFIELNSVKFCIFCHKRAGGRRDTFLMLPDIDCRENPPFLVILITTQPWQLEARAAIRQTWGKERIIGDKRVVSFFLLGTMEKENKQAEASIISESLKYKDIIQKNFTDSYYNLTLKTLMGIEWVHHFCPQSSFVMKTDSDMFVNTFYLTELLIKKNRTTNFFTGSLFLIARPIRDKNSKWYASEIEYPGQRYPSFCSGTGYVFSTDVANQIYNVSPSVPYFKLEDVYVGLCLDKLRIPLEELHTEDTFFPIKLDFSICRFRKIVTCHHVQPHELLMYWDALQISQDELCPGSGN, via the exons ATGCCGCCG ATGGATTGGTGTAAGGCTGGAATTGTAGGCATCTTCACCGTGGTTCTCCTCTTTGCTTGTCTCATCCTATTCATTGAACTGAATTCTGTTAAATTCTGCATTTTCTGCCACAAGAGAGCTGGTGGTAGACGTGATACCTTTTTGATGTTACCAGACATTGACTGCAGGGAGAACCCTCCCTTCCTGGTTATTCTCATCACTACACAACCTTGGCAGCTGGAAGCTCGGGCAGCGATCCGTCAGACatgggggaaagagagaataATAGGGGACAAGCGGGTGGTGTCCTTTTTTCTCCTGGGGACGATGGAGAAAGAGAACAAGCAGGCAGAAGCCAGCATCATCAGCGAAAGCTTGAAATACAAGGACATCATCCAGAAAAATTTTACAGACTCTTACTACAACCTGACACTGAAGACCCTGATGGGAATAGAATGGGTTCATCACTTCTGCCCACAGTCCAGCTTTGTGATGAAGACGGACTCGGACATGTTTGTTAATACATTTTACCTCACTGAACTGCTTATAAAGAAGAACAGGACCACCAATTTTTTCACCGGCTCCCTCTTTCTTATTGCACGGCCTATAAGGGACAAAAACAGCAAGTGGTACGCAAGCGAGATCGAGTATCCAGGGCAGAGGTATCCAAGTTTCTGCTCTGGCACAGGTTACGTTTTTTCTACTGACGTCGCCAATCAGATCTATAACGTTTCACCCAGCGTCCCTTATTTTAAACTGGAAGATGTTTATGTAGGGCTGTGTCTGGACAAGTTGAGAATACCACTGGAGGAGCTTCACACTGAAGACACTTTTTTCCCTATAAAATTGGATTTTTCTATCTGTCGCTTTAGAAAAATTGTGACCTGTCATCATGTCCAACCCCATGAGTTGCTGATGTACTGGGATGCCTTGCAGATATCACAGGATGAACTGTGTCCGGGAAGTGGCAACTGA